From the genome of Bordetella sp. H567, one region includes:
- a CDS encoding NADPH:quinone oxidoreductase family protein, with protein sequence MQAAILREFGAIEQLRMETVADPVAGPGQVVVDIQAIAANFVDTLIVAGKYQFLPERPFSPGKLPTGIVSAIGAGVTDVKPGDRVLTLAEHGGYAEKIAVPAASCFRLPDTLSFIDAAAMSLGFDTAWFALCERGRAKAGDTVLVLGATGAVGLAAVQLAKAYGLRVLAAVGSAAKADPVRRAGADAIVDLSTPDLRESLRAQVHAATSGAGADIVLDPLGGDIFDAAIRAVAWRGRYVVIGFAAGRIPTLKVNYVMLKNMEVSGVQVSDYRKKAPDEMRHCIQEIFRLYQAGQLAAPPATVMPLDQVREALHQLEARTARGRLVLVPATAAD encoded by the coding sequence ATGCAGGCAGCTATTCTGAGGGAGTTCGGCGCGATCGAACAATTGCGCATGGAAACCGTGGCCGATCCGGTGGCCGGCCCGGGCCAGGTCGTCGTCGATATCCAGGCCATCGCGGCCAACTTCGTCGATACCCTGATCGTCGCCGGAAAATACCAGTTCCTGCCGGAACGGCCGTTTTCACCGGGCAAGCTTCCCACCGGCATCGTCAGCGCCATCGGGGCCGGCGTCACGGACGTGAAGCCGGGCGACCGCGTGCTGACACTGGCCGAACACGGCGGCTATGCCGAGAAAATCGCGGTCCCGGCCGCCAGCTGCTTTCGCTTGCCCGACACGCTGTCCTTCATCGATGCCGCGGCCATGTCGCTGGGTTTCGACACCGCCTGGTTCGCGCTGTGCGAACGCGGCCGGGCCAAGGCGGGCGATACGGTGCTGGTGCTGGGCGCCACCGGCGCGGTAGGCCTGGCGGCCGTGCAGTTGGCCAAGGCCTATGGCCTGCGCGTCCTGGCCGCGGTCGGCAGTGCGGCCAAGGCGGACCCGGTGCGGCGCGCCGGGGCCGACGCCATCGTCGACCTGTCCACGCCCGACCTGCGCGAGAGCCTGCGCGCGCAAGTCCACGCCGCGACCAGCGGCGCCGGCGCGGACATCGTGCTGGACCCATTGGGCGGCGACATCTTCGACGCGGCGATACGTGCGGTGGCCTGGCGCGGCCGCTATGTGGTGATCGGCTTCGCGGCTGGCCGCATTCCGACGCTGAAGGTCAACTACGTCATGCTGAAAAACATGGAAGTCAGCGGCGTGCAGGTCAGCGACTACCGGAAGAAAGCGCCCGACGAAATGCGCCATTGCATCCAGGAGATCTTCCGGCTTTACCAGGCCGGCCAGCTTGCCGCGCCGCCCGCGACGGTGATGCCGCTGGACCAGGTGCGCGAGGCGCTGCATCAACTGGAGGCACGCACGGCGCGGGGCCGGCTGGTACTGGTGCCCGCCACCGCCGCGGATTGA
- a CDS encoding xanthine dehydrogenase family protein molybdopterin-binding subunit, protein MSPLDSPAVDLPEVRPAERPAEKPAQAPGQTPGEQREREHGKPQGGRTIGVNVPRVEDHALLTGTARFVDDIDAPGMLHAAFVRSDNAHAAIRAINTTAAAAAPGVHAVLTLTDLMPYLTSAELVTALPSPSFRLNLHRPVLASTEAAYVGEAIAVVIAQDRYLAEDAAALVEVDYDPLPAVADCRTALREGAPTVHRSAPHNLVAEFDLAYGDVDAVFASAPHVYGESLVQHRGGSHSIECRGVVARYDPLDDLLTVWSSTQTPLPARQILCDLLGRGPDQVRVITPDVGGGFGPKLVFYPEEAVVAVAALMLHRPVKWIEDRREHFISTTQERDQIWDVEIAVDGDARILGVRGTLLHDHGAYNVRGTNVPYGAGAAMTLAYRVPAYRLDIKCVATNRVPVTPVRGAGQPQGVFAMERLLDRVARELNLDRAEVRRRNLVPADAMPYATPMKTRGGMQVVLDSGDFPRCQAMALEQAGWDGFPARQAIARGQGKRLGIGLANSVEGTGRGPYEQIRVRITTQGIVQVHSAAAAMGQSTRTMLTQVVAEQLGGDMDNVHVTTGDSQSSVQGFGGFNSRQAVMAGSSAHKAAQAVRRQVLEVGAAVMRLPVETLDIEGRHVVARGSDARASLGELARAAAGLPGFMMPGATPGLEATEHVVINDMAYGNATAVAEVEVDIETGAVTLRQIVFAHDCGRVIHPKIVEGQLLGGIAHGVGNALFEHMGYDENAQPVTTNLAEYLLVTATEMPRIALTHLESPTPLNALGVKGVGEAGVLPITAAVASAVDHALEGTGVHITRVPISPVDVLQALEAR, encoded by the coding sequence ATGAGCCCGCTGGACAGCCCCGCCGTGGATCTTCCGGAGGTCCGGCCCGCCGAACGCCCGGCGGAGAAACCGGCCCAGGCGCCGGGCCAGACGCCCGGCGAACAGCGCGAACGGGAACACGGCAAGCCGCAAGGCGGCAGGACCATCGGCGTCAATGTGCCGCGCGTGGAAGACCACGCGCTGCTGACGGGCACTGCGCGCTTCGTCGACGACATCGACGCGCCGGGGATGCTGCACGCGGCCTTCGTGCGCAGCGACAACGCGCATGCGGCGATACGCGCCATCAACACCACCGCGGCCGCGGCCGCCCCCGGCGTGCATGCGGTGCTGACGCTGACGGACCTGATGCCGTACCTGACCAGCGCGGAACTGGTGACGGCACTGCCCAGCCCCAGCTTTCGCCTGAACCTGCATCGTCCGGTATTGGCGTCGACCGAAGCCGCCTATGTGGGCGAAGCGATCGCCGTGGTGATCGCGCAAGACCGCTACCTGGCCGAGGACGCGGCGGCGCTGGTGGAGGTGGATTACGATCCGCTGCCCGCCGTGGCCGATTGCCGCACGGCGCTGCGGGAAGGCGCGCCGACGGTTCACCGCAGCGCGCCGCACAACCTGGTGGCCGAGTTCGACCTGGCCTACGGCGATGTCGACGCCGTGTTCGCATCGGCGCCGCACGTGTACGGCGAATCGCTGGTGCAGCATCGCGGCGGCAGCCATTCCATCGAATGCCGCGGCGTGGTGGCCCGCTACGACCCGCTGGACGACCTCCTGACGGTATGGAGTTCCACGCAGACGCCGCTGCCGGCCCGGCAGATCCTCTGCGACCTGCTGGGACGCGGGCCCGACCAAGTCCGCGTGATCACGCCGGACGTGGGCGGCGGCTTCGGCCCCAAGCTGGTCTTCTATCCGGAAGAAGCCGTTGTGGCGGTGGCGGCGCTGATGCTGCACCGCCCCGTGAAGTGGATCGAGGACCGGCGCGAGCATTTCATATCGACCACGCAGGAACGCGACCAGATCTGGGATGTGGAGATCGCGGTCGACGGCGACGCGCGCATCCTGGGCGTGCGCGGCACCTTGCTGCACGATCACGGCGCCTACAACGTGCGCGGCACGAATGTGCCTTACGGCGCGGGCGCGGCGATGACGCTGGCGTATCGGGTGCCCGCGTACCGCCTGGACATCAAATGCGTGGCCACCAACCGGGTGCCCGTTACGCCGGTACGCGGCGCGGGACAGCCGCAAGGTGTGTTCGCCATGGAGCGCCTGCTGGATCGCGTCGCGCGCGAGCTGAACCTGGACCGCGCGGAGGTCCGCCGCCGCAACCTGGTGCCGGCCGATGCCATGCCCTACGCCACCCCGATGAAAACGCGCGGCGGCATGCAGGTGGTGCTGGATAGCGGAGATTTCCCGCGCTGCCAGGCGATGGCTTTGGAACAAGCGGGTTGGGACGGCTTTCCGGCGCGGCAGGCGATCGCGCGCGGGCAAGGCAAGCGCCTGGGCATCGGCCTGGCGAACTCGGTCGAGGGGACCGGCCGGGGCCCCTATGAACAGATCCGCGTGCGCATTACGACGCAAGGCATCGTGCAGGTGCATTCCGCCGCCGCCGCCATGGGGCAGAGCACGCGCACGATGCTGACGCAGGTGGTGGCGGAACAGCTGGGCGGCGACATGGACAACGTGCATGTGACGACCGGCGACAGCCAGTCTTCCGTGCAGGGCTTCGGCGGCTTCAACAGCCGGCAGGCGGTGATGGCCGGCAGCTCCGCGCACAAGGCCGCGCAAGCGGTGCGCCGCCAGGTACTGGAGGTCGGCGCCGCCGTGATGCGGCTACCCGTGGAGACACTGGATATCGAAGGACGGCACGTGGTCGCGCGAGGTTCCGACGCCCGGGCCAGCCTGGGCGAGTTGGCCCGGGCGGCCGCGGGCCTGCCGGGATTCATGATGCCGGGCGCGACGCCGGGCCTGGAAGCCACGGAGCACGTCGTCATCAACGACATGGCCTACGGCAACGCCACCGCGGTGGCGGAAGTCGAAGTCGATATCGAGACGGGTGCGGTCACCTTGCGCCAGATCGTCTTCGCGCATGATTGCGGACGGGTCATCCATCCCAAGATCGTCGAAGGACAATTGTTGGGCGGCATCGCGCATGGCGTGGGCAATGCGCTGTTCGAGCACATGGGCTATGACGAGAATGCGCAGCCGGTGACCACGAATCTGGCGGAATACCTGCTCGTCACCGCCACCGAGATGCCGCGGATTGCGCTGACCCATCTTGAATCGCCCACGCCGCTGAATGCGCTGGGCGTCAAGGGCGTGGGCGAAGCCGGCGTGCTGCCGATCACCGCCGCCGTGGCGTCGGCGGTCGATCACGCGCTGGAAGGTACGGGCGTGCATATCACCCGTGTGCCGATTTCGCCGGTGGATGTGCTGCAGGCCCTGGAAGCCCGGTAA
- a CDS encoding (2Fe-2S)-binding protein — MTTAVNEQTRQIAVRVNGKEYASDVRVRLTLADFLRHELRLTGTHVGCEHGVCGACTVLMDGLSVRSCLTLAVQADGHDITTIEGLACEGRLHPIQQAFKDEHGLQCGFCTPGMLTTLAELLNSNPHPTEAEIRVAISGNLCRCTGYDGIVKATLAAAEQLRGNGARP, encoded by the coding sequence ATGACTACTGCCGTCAACGAACAGACCCGCCAGATCGCCGTCCGCGTCAACGGCAAGGAGTACGCGTCCGACGTACGCGTCCGCCTGACGCTGGCCGACTTCCTGCGCCATGAATTGCGGCTGACCGGCACGCACGTCGGCTGCGAGCACGGCGTGTGCGGCGCGTGCACCGTATTGATGGACGGCCTGTCGGTCCGCTCCTGCCTGACCCTGGCGGTGCAGGCGGACGGCCACGACATCACCACCATCGAGGGCCTGGCTTGTGAGGGCCGGCTGCATCCGATCCAGCAGGCCTTCAAGGACGAACACGGCCTGCAATGCGGCTTCTGTACGCCGGGCATGCTGACCACGCTGGCCGAATTGCTGAACAGCAATCCGCATCCGACCGAGGCGGAGATCCGCGTGGCGATCTCGGGCAACCTGTGCCGCTGCACCGGCTACGACGGCATCGTCAAGGCTACCTTGGCCGCCGCGGAACAGCTGCGCGGCAACGGAGCGCGGCCATGA
- a CDS encoding FAD binding domain-containing protein, with protein MKPSVFNYHDPRTIDDAVGLLGRLENARPLAGGQSLMAMINMRFVQPDHLVDLNKVAELAGIHESPDEIRIGAMTRQRDLEFSALIGARIPLMSEALLHVGHRQTRNRGTLGGSLCHLDPAAELVAVAAACDAVVEVAGPNGRRDIPFDAFPLGFMMPSVQADELVVGARFPLWPRGHGAAFFEFSRRHGDFAIVSAAALIALDDRRRIARSALVLGGVGAVPLRMADVETVLAGNTPSAELVRQASEQCRGVEALDDALVPGSYRQSLAVVMARRALATACARAGAPIAEAGIPA; from the coding sequence ATGAAGCCCTCGGTTTTCAACTATCACGATCCGCGGACCATCGACGACGCCGTCGGTCTGCTCGGACGCCTGGAGAACGCGCGGCCGCTGGCGGGCGGCCAATCGCTGATGGCGATGATCAACATGCGCTTCGTGCAGCCGGACCACCTGGTGGACCTGAACAAGGTGGCGGAACTGGCGGGCATACATGAATCCCCCGACGAGATCCGCATCGGCGCCATGACGCGCCAGCGCGACCTGGAGTTCTCGGCGCTGATCGGGGCGCGCATCCCGCTGATGAGCGAAGCGCTGCTGCACGTGGGCCATCGCCAGACGCGCAACCGCGGCACGCTGGGCGGTTCGCTTTGCCACCTGGATCCCGCGGCCGAACTGGTCGCCGTGGCCGCCGCCTGCGACGCGGTGGTCGAAGTGGCGGGCCCGAACGGCCGCCGCGACATTCCCTTCGATGCCTTCCCGCTCGGCTTCATGATGCCGTCGGTGCAGGCCGATGAGCTGGTCGTCGGCGCGCGCTTCCCGCTGTGGCCGCGCGGGCACGGCGCTGCGTTCTTCGAATTCTCGCGCCGCCATGGCGATTTCGCCATCGTGTCGGCCGCGGCGCTGATCGCGTTGGACGACCGCCGGCGCATCGCGCGCAGCGCGCTGGTGCTGGGCGGCGTGGGCGCCGTGCCGCTGCGCATGGCGGACGTGGAAACCGTGCTGGCCGGCAATACGCCGTCGGCCGAACTCGTGCGCCAGGCCTCGGAGCAATGCCGTGGCGTGGAGGCGCTGGACGACGCGCTGGTGCCGGGCAGCTACCGCCAGAGCCTGGCGGTGGTGATGGCGCGCCGCGCCTTGGCCACCGCCTGTGCGCGGGCCGGCGCGCCCATCGCCGAAGCCGGAATCCCTGCATGA
- a CDS encoding tripartite tricarboxylate transporter substrate binding protein has product MTQRHHARTGRRAFPAIAFALCAGAMVLAASAASAAYPDHQITLVVPYAPGGGVDSVGRILSRGLAKELNQSVVVENRPGAGATVGAGYVKRAAADGYTMMVVDPALIINPSLMANLPYDPLRDFTAVSMLTLSPLMLSVTNGLPAKSVAELQGMAKTGGQGLSFASAGIGTTPHMAGELFKLKTQGNFIHVPYKGSGPAMTDLISGQVQFSFSTIAAASPFVTTGKIRALATTGDKRSPDWPQLPTVAETVPGFKVLFWTGLFVPSQTPPDVVQKLNAAVAKVWQSEEAQEALKKIGETAAPPMSSAQSQDFVHSESRMWATVVKDANIKVD; this is encoded by the coding sequence ATGACGCAGCGACACCATGCCCGCACCGGCCGGCGTGCCTTCCCAGCCATTGCCTTCGCCTTGTGCGCCGGCGCCATGGTGCTCGCCGCCAGCGCCGCATCTGCCGCGTATCCGGATCACCAGATCACCCTGGTCGTGCCCTACGCTCCAGGTGGCGGGGTGGACTCCGTGGGGCGGATACTCAGCCGGGGCCTGGCCAAGGAGCTGAATCAGTCGGTGGTCGTGGAAAACCGCCCCGGCGCGGGCGCCACGGTCGGTGCCGGCTATGTCAAGCGCGCGGCGGCGGACGGCTACACGATGATGGTGGTGGACCCCGCCCTGATCATCAATCCCAGCCTGATGGCCAACCTGCCCTACGACCCCCTGCGCGACTTCACGGCGGTGTCCATGCTGACCCTTTCGCCGCTGATGCTCTCCGTCACCAACGGCCTGCCGGCCAAGAGCGTGGCCGAGCTGCAGGGCATGGCCAAGACGGGCGGCCAGGGGCTGAGCTTCGCGTCGGCCGGCATCGGCACCACGCCGCACATGGCCGGCGAATTGTTCAAGCTGAAGACCCAGGGCAACTTCATCCACGTGCCGTACAAGGGCTCCGGTCCCGCGATGACCGACCTTATTTCCGGTCAGGTGCAGTTTTCCTTCTCCACCATCGCCGCGGCATCGCCCTTCGTCACCACGGGCAAGATCCGCGCGCTGGCCACCACCGGCGACAAGCGCAGCCCCGACTGGCCCCAGCTGCCGACGGTGGCCGAAACCGTGCCGGGATTCAAGGTGCTCTTCTGGACCGGCCTGTTCGTGCCGTCCCAGACACCGCCCGATGTCGTGCAGAAATTGAACGCGGCGGTCGCCAAGGTCTGGCAAAGCGAGGAGGCCCAGGAAGCGCTGAAGAAAATCGGCGAAACCGCGGCGCCGCCCATGAGCTCGGCGCAGAGCCAGGACTTCGTGCACTCGGAAAGCCGGATGTGGGCGACCGTGGTGAAGGACGCCAATATCAAGGTCGACTGA
- a CDS encoding UdgX family uracil-DNA binding protein (This protein belongs to the uracil DNA glycosylase superfamily, members of which act in excision repair of DNA. However, it belongs more specifically to UdgX branch, whose founding member was found to bind uracil in DNA (where it does not belong), without cleaving it, appears to promote DNA repair by a pathway involving RecA, rather than base excision.) — translation MTTRPVKKTASAEPTQPKDALVQPGQQPRTLEECRRCALWHDATQPVPGRGPRRASILMVGEQPGDQEDRAGEPFVGPAGGLLDRALADAQVRRDDVFVTNAVKHFKWYPRGKRRMHKTPAQREVMACHYWLEKELASVRPRVAVALGATAFRALMQRADVRLTAMLGQAVRVGDLIVVPTYHPSAVLRAPDERGRAIAYAALVDALRRAGRIASGEEDAPPAAPGN, via the coding sequence ATGACGACACGCCCGGTAAAGAAGACCGCGTCCGCCGAGCCGACGCAGCCCAAGGATGCCCTCGTCCAGCCGGGGCAGCAGCCCCGTACGCTGGAGGAATGCCGCCGCTGCGCCCTATGGCACGACGCGACGCAGCCCGTACCCGGGCGCGGCCCGCGCCGGGCGTCCATCCTGATGGTGGGCGAGCAGCCAGGCGATCAGGAAGACCGGGCGGGCGAGCCCTTCGTCGGCCCAGCCGGCGGCCTGCTGGACCGCGCCCTGGCCGATGCCCAGGTGCGCCGCGACGACGTCTTCGTGACCAATGCGGTCAAGCACTTCAAGTGGTATCCCCGCGGCAAGCGCCGCATGCACAAGACCCCGGCGCAGCGCGAAGTCATGGCCTGCCATTACTGGCTGGAAAAGGAACTGGCGTCGGTGCGGCCACGGGTCGCGGTGGCGCTGGGCGCGACGGCCTTCCGCGCGCTGATGCAGCGCGCCGATGTGCGCCTGACCGCCATGCTGGGCCAGGCCGTCCGGGTCGGCGATCTTATCGTGGTGCCGACCTACCATCCGTCCGCCGTGCTGCGGGCGCCGGACGAGCGCGGGCGGGCGATAGCCTATGCCGCCCTGGTGGACGCATTGCGGCGGGCGGGCCGCATCGCCAGCGGCGAGGAGGATGCGCCGCCCGCGGCGCCCGGCAACTGA
- a CDS encoding DUF4148 domain-containing protein, whose translation MKIQTIVSSVALSLALVAGAQAGTPRGDVDNTPFQGVYGQVDSQATSRDQVVAQLQQARAAGLTGNDDVDNAPFTAQTAAPSVPAAASTGSAHGDVAFGDIDNQPFQGV comes from the coding sequence ATGAAGATCCAAACCATCGTTTCATCCGTCGCCCTGTCCTTGGCCCTGGTGGCCGGCGCCCAAGCGGGCACCCCGCGCGGCGACGTCGACAACACGCCTTTCCAAGGCGTGTACGGCCAGGTAGACAGCCAGGCCACCAGCCGCGACCAGGTCGTGGCCCAACTGCAGCAAGCGCGCGCGGCCGGCCTGACCGGCAACGACGACGTGGACAACGCGCCGTTCACCGCGCAGACCGCGGCGCCCTCCGTGCCTGCGGCGGCTTCCACGGGTAGCGCACACGGCGACGTCGCGTTCGGCGACATCGACAACCAGCCGTTCCAAGGCGTTTAA
- a CDS encoding heavy metal sensor histidine kinase encodes MRGQRRRSLTLRTALMFALLAALVVSMAGVYLYKSMEASMIFRGDVGLVGRVERFRMLLRDTLTLDEIRARPALFENMLGNEQDILIFRMPRTGPVMDINPGGQTLPAIVPVAQDQPLATGDVHPALTAQGGAMRVVAAMTRTVDGRAVEVQAAHLLVNETRMLRDYRRRIALATAAAFLSIAMLGYLALRRGLRPLRAMAAQAARITPANLDQRLNLADTPQELREVAASFNAMLDRLADGYQRLTQFSADLAHEIRTPIGALIGNCQVALYQRRTPEDYESVLASGLEELERMSRLVENILFLARADNAQSALDHAQLDLATELARVADYFEGLAEERGIQLRCEAAGHVHADAILFRRALGNLVANAVRYADADSTVTLSAETTADAVLVHVDNHGAPIPRERLGKLFDRFYRADVSRSAGSDASGLGLAIVRAIMALHGGSARVESSPDGHIRFTLRYPAATAARPVDTARALAAATEPGREKVAFNR; translated from the coding sequence ATGCGCGGACAACGCCGACGCTCCCTGACCCTGCGCACCGCCTTGATGTTCGCGTTGCTGGCGGCGCTGGTCGTCAGCATGGCGGGCGTCTACCTGTACAAGTCCATGGAAGCGAGCATGATTTTCCGTGGCGACGTCGGGCTGGTCGGCCGGGTCGAACGCTTTCGCATGCTGCTGCGCGATACGCTCACGCTGGATGAAATCCGCGCGCGGCCCGCCCTGTTCGAAAACATGCTGGGCAATGAACAGGACATCCTGATCTTCCGCATGCCCCGCACGGGACCGGTAATGGACATCAACCCGGGCGGGCAGACACTGCCGGCCATCGTGCCGGTGGCGCAGGACCAACCGCTCGCGACGGGCGACGTGCATCCCGCCCTGACCGCCCAGGGCGGCGCCATGCGCGTGGTGGCCGCGATGACGCGTACCGTGGACGGGAGGGCCGTGGAAGTGCAGGCCGCGCATCTGCTGGTGAACGAAACGCGCATGCTGCGCGATTACCGCCGGCGGATCGCCCTGGCGACGGCGGCGGCCTTCCTGTCCATCGCGATGCTGGGCTACCTGGCCCTGCGGCGCGGCCTGCGGCCGCTGCGCGCCATGGCGGCGCAGGCCGCCCGCATCACCCCGGCCAACCTGGACCAGCGCCTGAACCTGGCCGATACACCACAAGAATTGCGCGAGGTCGCCGCCTCGTTCAATGCCATGCTGGACCGCCTGGCCGACGGCTATCAGCGCCTGACGCAGTTCTCCGCCGACCTTGCGCACGAAATCCGCACGCCCATCGGCGCGCTGATAGGGAATTGCCAGGTGGCCCTGTATCAGCGCCGCACGCCGGAGGACTATGAAAGCGTGCTCGCGTCCGGCCTGGAAGAATTGGAACGCATGTCGCGCCTGGTGGAAAACATCCTGTTCCTGGCCCGCGCCGACAATGCCCAATCGGCGCTGGACCACGCGCAGCTGGACCTGGCGACGGAGCTGGCCCGCGTGGCGGACTATTTCGAGGGCTTGGCGGAGGAACGCGGCATCCAGCTGCGCTGCGAGGCGGCGGGCCACGTCCATGCGGACGCCATCCTGTTCCGCCGGGCCCTGGGCAACCTGGTGGCCAATGCCGTGCGTTATGCCGACGCGGACAGCACGGTCACGCTATCGGCCGAAACCACCGCCGATGCCGTCCTGGTGCACGTGGACAACCACGGCGCGCCCATCCCGCGCGAACGGCTGGGAAAGCTGTTCGACCGGTTTTATCGCGCCGACGTGTCGCGCAGCGCCGGGTCCGACGCCAGCGGCCTGGGACTGGCCATCGTGCGGGCCATCATGGCGCTGCACGGTGGGAGCGCGCGGGTGGAATCGTCCCCGGACGGCCATATCCGCTTCACGCTGCGCTACCCGGCGGCCACGGCCGCCAGGCCGGTGGACACGGCGCGCGCCTTGGCGGCGGCCACGGAGCCGGGACGCGAAAAGGTAGCGTTCAATCGATAA
- a CDS encoding heavy metal response regulator transcription factor: MRILVVEDDLKTGEYLKKGLSESGYAVDLARHGADGLHLALEQRYDLIVLDVMLPGINGWQIMETLRRHKDVPVLFLTARDHLQDRIRGLELGADDYLVKPFSFTELVLRVRTLLRRGVVREADHLSLADLHIDVLRRRVTRMNTAIALTTKEFTLLHLLVRREGEVLSRAIIASEVWDMNFDSDTNVVDVAIKRLRAKVDRPFESKLIHTVRGIGYVCEVRECADNADAP; encoded by the coding sequence GTGCGCATACTGGTGGTCGAAGACGACCTCAAAACCGGCGAGTACCTGAAGAAAGGGCTGAGCGAATCGGGCTACGCGGTGGATCTGGCGCGCCACGGCGCGGATGGCCTGCACCTGGCGCTGGAACAGCGCTATGACCTGATCGTGCTGGACGTCATGTTGCCAGGCATCAACGGCTGGCAGATCATGGAAACGCTGCGCAGGCACAAGGACGTGCCCGTGCTGTTCCTGACCGCGCGCGACCACCTGCAGGATCGCATACGCGGCCTGGAACTGGGCGCGGACGACTACCTGGTCAAACCGTTTTCCTTTACCGAGCTGGTGCTGCGCGTGCGCACGCTGCTGCGGCGCGGCGTGGTGCGCGAGGCGGACCACCTCAGCCTGGCGGACCTGCACATCGACGTGCTGCGGCGCCGCGTCACCCGCATGAATACCGCCATCGCGCTGACCACCAAGGAGTTCACGCTGCTGCATCTGCTGGTGCGCCGCGAAGGCGAAGTCCTCTCGCGGGCCATCATCGCGTCGGAAGTCTGGGACATGAACTTCGACAGCGATACCAATGTGGTCGACGTCGCGATCAAGCGGCTGCGCGCCAAGGTGGACCGTCCTTTCGAATCCAAGCTGATTCATACCGTACGCGGCATCGGCTACGTCTGCGAGGTGCGCGAATGCGCGGACAACGCCGACGCTCCCTGA
- a CDS encoding cytochrome b/b6 domain-containing protein, which yields MACMFMSGWGIYNASPIFGFSFPQWATLGGWLGAATIWHFAVMWLLVGNGLVYLVAGIASGHLRRDLMDVTPRAVAHDAVAALKLRLPHTPGRYNAVQKVLYLAVLVLGVLIVLSGLAIWKPVQLSELTDLFGGFAAARIVHFCAMAGIGLFVAVHLLLVILVPRTLPPMITGRAHGAPDA from the coding sequence ATGGCCTGCATGTTCATGAGCGGGTGGGGCATCTACAACGCCTCGCCGATCTTCGGCTTCAGCTTCCCGCAATGGGCCACGCTGGGCGGCTGGCTGGGCGCCGCGACCATCTGGCATTTCGCGGTGATGTGGCTGCTGGTCGGAAACGGATTGGTGTACCTCGTCGCCGGCATCGCGTCCGGCCATTTGCGCCGCGACCTGATGGACGTGACACCCAGGGCCGTCGCGCACGATGCAGTGGCGGCGCTGAAGCTGCGCCTGCCGCATACGCCGGGCCGCTACAACGCCGTGCAGAAAGTGTTGTACCTGGCCGTCCTGGTGCTGGGCGTGCTGATCGTGCTGTCCGGCCTGGCCATCTGGAAGCCCGTGCAGCTGAGCGAGCTGACGGATCTGTTCGGCGGCTTCGCGGCCGCGCGCATCGTCCATTTCTGCGCCATGGCCGGCATCGGCCTGTTCGTGGCGGTGCACCTGTTGTTGGTGATCCTCGTGCCCCGCACCCTGCCGCCGATGATCACCGGCCGCGCCCACGGAGCCCCCGATGCCTGA
- a CDS encoding molybdopterin-dependent oxidoreductase: protein MPERKRPRLILEPAQRSQLHRAQRRLLLRGGLSLGALAMMSGCNMQDGDTFDKVLWAMSRWNDRVQAWLFNQNKLAPTYAASQVTDPFPFNAYYPEYSVPDVDVSAWRLEVSGMVADKHAWTLQELRQLPQASQITRLICIEGWSAIGQWSGIPLKAFLQHIGADLTARYVGFKCADRYYGSIDMPTALHPQTILALDFGGSELPADYGQPLRLRVPTKLGFKNPKHIVAMFVTNTYPGGYWEDQGYNWFSGI, encoded by the coding sequence ATGCCTGAACGCAAACGTCCGCGCCTGATCCTGGAGCCTGCCCAGCGCAGCCAGCTGCATCGCGCGCAGCGCCGCCTGCTGCTGCGCGGCGGCCTGTCGCTGGGCGCGCTGGCCATGATGAGCGGATGCAATATGCAGGACGGCGATACCTTCGACAAGGTGTTGTGGGCCATGTCGCGCTGGAACGACCGTGTGCAGGCCTGGCTGTTCAACCAGAACAAGCTCGCCCCCACCTACGCGGCCAGCCAGGTCACCGATCCGTTCCCCTTCAATGCCTACTATCCGGAATACAGCGTGCCGGATGTCGACGTGTCCGCCTGGCGCCTGGAGGTCTCGGGCATGGTGGCCGACAAGCACGCGTGGACCTTGCAGGAATTGCGGCAACTGCCGCAGGCCAGCCAGATCACGCGACTGATCTGCATCGAAGGCTGGAGCGCCATCGGCCAGTGGAGCGGCATTCCGCTGAAGGCCTTCCTGCAACACATCGGCGCCGATCTCACCGCGCGCTATGTCGGCTTCAAGTGCGCCGACCGCTATTACGGCAGCATCGACATGCCGACGGCCCTGCATCCGCAAACCATCCTGGCGCTGGACTTCGGCGGCTCCGAACTGCCGGCCGATTACGGCCAGCCGCTGCGCCTGCGCGTACCCACCAAGCTGGGCTTCAAGAACCCCAAGCACATCGTAGCGATGTTCGTCACGAACACCTATCCCGGCGGGTATTGGGAAGACCAGGGTTATAACTGGTTCAGCGGGATCTAG